The following are encoded in a window of Gramella sp. MT6 genomic DNA:
- a CDS encoding PDZ domain-containing protein, with protein sequence MNKIFLALLFLCFLGNAQTNTYNISFENAEHHEAKINISFPEVKTNKITIRMSRTSPGRYALHEFIKNVYGFKATNSQGEMIDVKRADPYSWEVSNHDGTVNIEYILFADRGDGTYSQIDETHAHLNIPATFMYAKEFEHRPITVNFDVREDLNWKVATQLKEESGTTYSAPDLYYFMDSPTEISDFDMKSFDLDGEEIRFALHHNGTEDEFAEYFDQVKRIVKQEKAVYNELPEFDYGKYTFLACYMPNVSGDGMEHRNSTVLTDTESLSDGGMKGNIGTVAHEFFHAWNVERLRPDELVPFDFTEANMTGSLWFAEGFTSYYTGLMLCRAEVNTPQEYIEGISGTFNYVWNSPALEYFNPVEMSYQAPFVDAATSVDPTNRENTFVSYYSYGSTLGLALDLSLRQEELNLDDFMKLMWEKYGKTEVAYKIEDIEKTLKEYAGEKFASEFFNKHIYNSQMPDYTELFKTVGITLTRDSDKLHFGADLTKTDDGLKIYRNTFKGSPAYAAGLDSGDVIISLNGTPVTSSEEFNKQIQNSKSDSVKVSFKRFGEEKTVDVKLKSDPTYTIKIDPNASKEAMKKREKWLAPK encoded by the coding sequence ATGAATAAAATCTTTTTAGCCCTACTCTTTTTATGTTTCCTGGGAAATGCCCAAACAAACACCTATAATATTTCTTTCGAAAATGCTGAGCATCACGAAGCAAAGATTAATATCAGTTTTCCAGAAGTAAAAACTAACAAAATCACTATTAGAATGAGCAGGACATCTCCAGGCAGATATGCCCTGCACGAGTTCATAAAAAATGTCTACGGATTCAAAGCCACGAACAGTCAGGGTGAGATGATAGATGTTAAACGAGCAGACCCATATTCCTGGGAAGTCAGCAATCATGACGGGACGGTGAATATCGAATATATTCTTTTTGCCGATCGCGGAGACGGCACCTATTCACAGATCGATGAAACACACGCGCATTTAAATATCCCGGCAACTTTTATGTATGCCAAAGAATTTGAACATAGGCCCATAACGGTAAATTTTGATGTTCGCGAAGACCTTAACTGGAAAGTTGCCACTCAATTAAAAGAGGAATCTGGAACCACCTATTCTGCTCCAGATCTTTATTATTTTATGGATAGTCCAACAGAGATCAGTGATTTCGATATGAAGTCATTCGATCTAGATGGAGAAGAAATTCGTTTTGCTTTACACCATAATGGCACCGAGGATGAATTTGCAGAATATTTTGACCAGGTAAAAAGAATTGTAAAACAGGAAAAAGCTGTTTACAACGAATTGCCTGAATTCGATTATGGAAAATATACATTTTTAGCCTGTTATATGCCGAACGTTTCCGGCGACGGGATGGAACACAGGAACAGCACAGTCCTTACAGACACCGAAAGTCTATCTGATGGTGGAATGAAGGGAAATATTGGAACGGTAGCACATGAATTTTTTCATGCATGGAATGTTGAAAGATTAAGACCTGACGAACTGGTGCCTTTCGATTTCACCGAAGCGAATATGACGGGATCTTTATGGTTTGCAGAAGGTTTTACAAGTTATTATACAGGTTTAATGCTTTGCAGAGCTGAAGTAAATACACCACAGGAATATATAGAAGGCATTTCAGGCACTTTTAACTACGTTTGGAACTCTCCAGCGCTTGAATATTTTAACCCGGTTGAAATGAGCTATCAGGCACCTTTTGTAGACGCCGCGACTTCAGTTGACCCAACTAACCGGGAAAACACCTTTGTTTCTTATTACAGCTACGGAAGTACTTTAGGCCTGGCATTAGATCTATCACTAAGACAGGAAGAACTGAACTTGGATGATTTCATGAAGTTAATGTGGGAGAAATATGGAAAAACAGAAGTAGCCTATAAGATTGAAGATATTGAGAAGACTTTAAAGGAATATGCCGGAGAGAAATTCGCCTCAGAATTTTTCAACAAGCATATTTACAATAGTCAAATGCCAGATTACACAGAGTTATTTAAAACAGTTGGCATCACACTAACCAGAGATTCTGATAAATTACATTTTGGTGCAGATCTAACAAAAACCGATGACGGACTAAAGATCTACCGGAATACTTTCAAAGGAAGTCCTGCTTATGCTGCTGGCCTGGATTCCGGAGATGTGATAATTTCATTGAATGGAACACCTGTTACATCTTCTGAAGAGTTTAATAAACAGATCCAAAACTCAAAGTCTGATTCTGTCAAAGTCAGCTTTAAAAGATTCGGAGAAGAAAAAACGGTTGATGTTAAGTTAAAATCTGATCCTACTTATACGATCAAAATTGACCCAAATGCTTCGAAAGAAGCAATGAAGAAAAGGGAGAAATGGTTGGCTCCAAAATAA
- a CDS encoding F0F1 ATP synthase subunit epsilon: protein MYLEIVTPEAVVFRAQVDAVKVPGHDGEFQMLNNHAPIVSTLTEGEVKINLTSGSQNEVKRKDQSGFRTEGSEPNIVYYTIKGGVLEMKDNKAIVLAD from the coding sequence ATGTATTTAGAGATAGTAACTCCAGAAGCTGTAGTATTTAGAGCGCAGGTTGATGCGGTAAAAGTACCGGGACACGATGGTGAATTTCAAATGTTGAATAATCACGCTCCTATTGTTTCTACTCTTACTGAAGGTGAGGTTAAGATCAATCTTACTTCGGGAAGTCAGAATGAAGTGAAAAGAAAGGATCAATCAGGATTTAGAACTGAAGGTTCAGAACCTAATATTGTATACTACACAATTAAAGGAGGAGTTCTTGAAATGAAAGATAATAAAGCGATCGTTTTAGCTGATTAA
- the atpD gene encoding F0F1 ATP synthase subunit beta translates to MSKVTGKVAQIIGPVVDVVFDSENAELPKIYDSLEITRKDGSILVLEVQSHIGEQTVRTVSMDSTDGLSRGVEVVNTGNPIQMPVGKDVYGRLFNVIGDAIDGLGNLPKAGKDGLPIHREAPKFEDLSVSTEVLFTGIKVIDLVEPYSKGGKIGLFGGAGVGKTVLIQELINNIAKGHGGLSVFAGVGERTREGNDLLREMLESGIIKYGDDFMHSMENGGWDLKKVDKEVMKESKATFVFGQMNEPPGARARVALSGLTIAEFFRDGAGEGQGKDVLFFVDNIFRFTQAGSEVSALLGRMPSAVGYQPTLATEMGAMQERITSTKNGSITSVQAVYVPADDLTDPAPATTFAHLDATTVLSRKIAELGIYPAVDPLDSTSRILTPDILGNEHYDCAQRVKELLQRYKELQDIIAILGMEELSEEDKLAVSRARRVQRFLSQPFHVAEQFTGLKGVLVDIKDTIKGFNMIMDGELDHLPEAAFNLKGTIEEAIEAGEKMLAES, encoded by the coding sequence ATGTCTAAAGTCACAGGTAAAGTTGCCCAGATTATTGGCCCTGTAGTTGACGTTGTGTTCGACTCAGAAAATGCTGAACTGCCAAAGATCTACGATTCTTTGGAAATTACCAGAAAGGATGGTTCTATTTTAGTTCTTGAGGTGCAGTCTCACATTGGTGAACAAACCGTAAGAACTGTATCCATGGATTCAACTGATGGTTTAAGCCGTGGGGTTGAAGTTGTAAATACCGGAAATCCTATTCAAATGCCAGTTGGTAAAGATGTTTACGGACGTCTTTTCAACGTAATTGGAGATGCGATTGATGGTCTAGGGAACTTGCCAAAAGCTGGTAAAGATGGACTTCCAATTCACCGTGAAGCTCCTAAATTTGAAGACTTATCTGTGTCTACTGAAGTTCTGTTCACAGGAATTAAAGTAATCGATCTTGTAGAACCTTATTCAAAAGGTGGTAAGATTGGTCTTTTTGGAGGTGCAGGAGTTGGTAAGACGGTACTTATCCAGGAATTGATTAACAACATCGCCAAAGGTCACGGTGGACTTTCTGTATTTGCAGGAGTTGGTGAACGTACTCGTGAAGGAAATGACCTTCTTAGAGAAATGTTGGAATCTGGAATTATAAAATATGGTGACGATTTCATGCACTCTATGGAAAATGGAGGATGGGATCTTAAGAAAGTGGATAAAGAAGTTATGAAGGAGTCTAAAGCTACCTTCGTATTCGGACAGATGAACGAACCTCCTGGAGCTCGTGCTCGTGTGGCTCTTTCTGGTCTTACAATTGCAGAATTCTTCCGTGATGGAGCTGGAGAAGGTCAAGGGAAAGACGTTCTTTTCTTCGTAGATAACATTTTCCGTTTTACTCAGGCAGGTTCAGAGGTGTCTGCACTTCTAGGACGTATGCCTTCTGCGGTAGGTTACCAGCCTACACTTGCAACCGAAATGGGTGCGATGCAGGAACGTATTACTTCTACTAAAAATGGGTCTATTACATCTGTACAGGCGGTTTATGTACCTGCGGATGACCTTACTGACCCGGCGCCAGCGACAACTTTCGCTCACCTTGATGCAACAACAGTACTTTCCCGTAAGATTGCTGAGTTAGGTATTTATCCTGCGGTGGATCCATTGGATTCTACTTCAAGGATCCTTACTCCAGACATCTTAGGAAATGAGCATTATGATTGTGCACAAAGAGTAAAAGAGTTATTACAGAGATATAAGGAACTTCAGGATATTATTGCCATTCTTGGTATGGAAGAACTTTCTGAAGAAGATAAACTTGCCGTATCACGTGCAAGACGTGTTCAGCGTTTCCTTTCTCAGCCATTCCACGTAGCAGAGCAGTTTACTGGTCTAAAAGGAGTGCTTGTAGATATTAAAGATACTATCAAAGGTTTCAACATGATCATGGATGGTGAGTTAGATCACCTACCGGAAGCTGCCTTCAACCTTAAGGGGACAATTGAAGAAGCTATCGAAGCCGGAGAGAAAATGCTTGCTGAATCATAA
- the glmS gene encoding glutamine--fructose-6-phosphate transaminase (isomerizing), with protein MCGIVGYIGHREAYPIVLKGLQRLEYRGYDSAGIALYDGNELKMSKTKGKVADLKARLESEISTSGTVGIGHTRWATHGEPNDVNSHPHYSNSGDLVIIHNGIIENYDALKKELKKRGYTFKSDTDTEVLVNLIEDVILKEDVKLGKAVQIALNQTVGAYAIAVFNKTKPDEIVVARLGSPLAIGVGDDEFFVASDASPFIEFTNNAIYLEDGEMAVIRRHKDVKIRKIKDDSLVDPYIQELQLNLEQIEKGGYEHFMLKEIHEQPSAISDTYRGRMLVDQGLIRMAGVDDNMERIANAKRIIIVACGTSWHAGLVAEYIFEDIARIPVEVEYASEFRYRNPVITENDVVIAISQSGETADTMAAIKLAKEKGAFAFGVCNVVGSSISRETHAGAYTHAGPEIGVASTKAFTTQITVLTLMALKLGKFKGSISHTDFQFHLQELERIPEKIKIALESDKLIQEVAFKYKDAPNCLYLGRGYNFPVALEGALKLKEISYIHAEGYPAAEMKHGPIALIDELMPVVVIATKKGHYEKVVSNIQEIKSRKGKIIAIVTEGDEEVRELADHVIEVPETIESLTPLLTTIPLQLLSYHIAVMLGKNVDQPRNLAKSVTVE; from the coding sequence ATGTGTGGAATTGTTGGGTATATAGGACACAGGGAGGCATATCCTATTGTTCTTAAAGGACTACAAAGATTAGAGTACCGAGGTTATGATAGTGCAGGAATTGCGCTTTATGACGGGAATGAATTGAAAATGAGTAAGACGAAGGGGAAGGTCGCCGACCTGAAAGCTCGTCTGGAAAGTGAGATCTCTACCAGTGGGACCGTTGGAATTGGTCATACAAGATGGGCTACCCACGGGGAGCCAAATGACGTGAATTCACATCCTCATTATTCTAATTCTGGAGACCTTGTAATTATCCATAATGGGATTATTGAGAATTACGATGCTCTTAAGAAAGAGTTGAAAAAGAGGGGTTACACCTTTAAAAGTGATACAGATACCGAGGTTTTGGTAAACCTTATTGAAGATGTCATTCTAAAGGAAGATGTCAAGCTTGGGAAAGCAGTGCAAATTGCCTTAAACCAGACGGTTGGAGCATATGCTATTGCTGTATTTAATAAAACAAAACCAGATGAGATAGTAGTGGCGAGACTTGGTTCCCCTTTAGCTATTGGAGTGGGTGATGATGAATTCTTTGTGGCTTCAGATGCATCTCCTTTTATTGAATTCACAAATAACGCGATCTATCTTGAAGATGGTGAGATGGCTGTTATCAGAAGGCATAAAGATGTTAAGATAAGAAAGATCAAAGACGACTCCTTAGTCGATCCATATATTCAGGAGCTACAGTTGAATCTTGAGCAGATCGAAAAAGGGGGTTATGAGCATTTCATGCTTAAAGAAATACATGAACAGCCAAGCGCTATAAGTGATACCTATAGAGGTAGAATGCTGGTAGACCAGGGCTTGATTAGAATGGCTGGGGTAGATGATAATATGGAGCGTATTGCCAATGCAAAACGTATCATTATCGTAGCCTGTGGAACTTCATGGCATGCCGGACTTGTTGCGGAATATATTTTTGAAGATATAGCGAGAATACCTGTAGAGGTTGAGTACGCTTCAGAATTCAGGTATAGAAATCCGGTGATCACAGAGAATGATGTGGTTATTGCGATCTCTCAAAGTGGAGAAACGGCAGATACCATGGCCGCCATTAAACTTGCAAAGGAAAAAGGTGCTTTCGCCTTTGGAGTATGTAACGTGGTTGGTTCTTCGATTTCAAGAGAAACTCATGCAGGTGCTTACACACATGCTGGACCTGAAATTGGAGTTGCTTCTACAAAAGCTTTTACTACACAGATTACAGTTCTTACTTTAATGGCGCTTAAGCTAGGAAAGTTCAAAGGGAGTATTTCTCATACAGATTTCCAATTCCATTTACAGGAGCTGGAAAGAATTCCGGAAAAGATTAAAATAGCGCTTGAGTCTGATAAATTGATACAGGAAGTAGCTTTTAAATATAAAGATGCTCCTAACTGTTTATATCTTGGTCGTGGTTATAATTTCCCGGTAGCGCTGGAAGGTGCTTTAAAACTTAAGGAAATTTCTTATATCCATGCTGAAGGATATCCTGCAGCAGAAATGAAGCATGGACCTATCGCTTTGATCGATGAGCTTATGCCGGTGGTAGTAATTGCCACTAAAAAGGGTCATTATGAAAAGGTAGTAAGTAATATCCAGGAGATTAAATCCAGAAAAGGAAAGATCATAGCAATAGTAACTGAAGGTGATGAAGAAGTTAGAGAACTTGCAGATCACGTGATCGAAGTTCCGGAAACAATCGAGTCTTTAACTCCATTGTTAACAACAATACCGTTACAGTTGCTTTCATATCATATTGCAGTAATGTTAGGTAAGAACGTAGATCAGCCACGAAACCTGGCGAAATCTGTTACCGTAGAATAA
- a CDS encoding DUF4270 domain-containing protein — protein sequence MKLNKLFQTTAILAVVFAFVGCDDEFSTIGGEIITNPSNVEIREVEVNAYSQKVNSIQTNNLSNHILGVYNHPSYGEKTASLVSQLSLSLENPDFGDNVELDSVVMTIPYFSTEIDGTEEDEILYELDSLYGDESFKLSIYETSYFLNDLDPDVDFEQRQAYYSDQQDLLEQNIVGEPLLVEENFKPSKVSFTTYEVDAVGENDTVVNTPALRLKLPNNYFKDKIIDKEGSTDLLNNGNFRNYLRNFLIKAEPNGSGGSQIMLDFSTQSTPPRISIYYKRDSEEEVEDGQEPEKVRDSYVLYLSGNRFNTFEGEFPENITQAISSQSQETGAENLYVNAQEGSMAVIELFPDEAVLDDIRNEELLVNEADLTFYVNNDLMSEGGEPRRLYLYDLDNNTILGDYAIDLSFNPANPDASLTNFSEVVAEDENGKYYNIRVTNHLSGIINDERDNVKLGLVIVPNINSVVARDSQGSILGPIMSATRGLPDPIDQIPTVNSLTPTGTILHGNLSNDEDKRLKLKIYYTNYNN from the coding sequence ACGACGGCCATCCTGGCTGTTGTTTTCGCTTTTGTAGGATGCGATGATGAGTTTTCTACCATTGGAGGAGAGATTATTACAAATCCATCTAATGTAGAGATAAGAGAGGTTGAAGTGAATGCCTATTCTCAAAAGGTCAATTCTATACAAACCAATAATTTATCAAACCATATTTTAGGAGTTTATAATCATCCTTCATACGGTGAGAAAACAGCCAGTCTGGTTTCTCAATTATCCCTTTCTTTAGAAAATCCAGATTTTGGCGATAATGTAGAACTAGATAGTGTAGTCATGACTATTCCATATTTTTCTACTGAAATCGACGGAACTGAAGAGGATGAGATTCTTTATGAGTTGGATTCACTCTATGGTGATGAATCTTTTAAACTTTCTATCTATGAAACTTCTTACTTCCTAAATGATCTGGATCCAGATGTTGATTTTGAACAACGCCAGGCGTATTATTCAGATCAGCAGGATCTTTTAGAGCAGAATATAGTGGGAGAACCGCTACTGGTAGAGGAGAATTTCAAGCCCTCTAAGGTTTCTTTCACTACCTACGAGGTTGATGCGGTAGGAGAAAATGATACAGTTGTTAATACCCCGGCTTTAAGACTGAAGCTTCCTAATAATTATTTTAAGGATAAAATCATTGATAAGGAAGGATCTACAGATTTGTTGAATAACGGCAATTTCAGGAATTACCTTAGAAACTTTTTGATCAAGGCAGAACCTAATGGTTCTGGTGGTAGCCAGATAATGCTGGATTTTTCAACTCAAAGTACCCCGCCAAGGATTAGTATTTACTATAAAAGAGATTCTGAAGAAGAGGTTGAAGATGGTCAAGAACCGGAAAAGGTAAGAGATAGTTATGTTCTTTACTTAAGCGGAAATCGATTCAATACTTTTGAAGGTGAATTTCCAGAAAATATCACACAGGCTATTAGTTCTCAATCTCAGGAAACAGGAGCTGAAAATCTATATGTAAATGCCCAGGAGGGAAGTATGGCGGTAATCGAGCTTTTTCCTGATGAGGCGGTTCTAGATGATATCAGAAATGAAGAATTGCTCGTGAATGAGGCAGATCTAACGTTCTATGTGAATAATGACCTGATGAGTGAAGGGGGAGAGCCGAGACGTCTTTATTTATATGACCTGGATAATAATACCATATTAGGTGATTATGCTATTGATCTTAGTTTTAATCCAGCTAATCCCGACGCTTCTTTAACTAATTTTTCTGAAGTGGTTGCAGAGGATGAAAACGGAAAATACTACAATATCAGGGTAACCAATCATTTGAGTGGCATTATTAATGATGAAAGGGATAATGTAAAATTAGGTTTAGTGATTGTACCAAATATCAACTCCGTTGTTGCGAGGGATTCTCAAGGAAGTATTCTTGGCCCGATTATGTCTGCTACCAGAGGTTTGCCAGATCCGATCGATCAGATTCCAACTGTTAATTCCCTGACGCCTACAGGAACCATTTTGCATGGCAACCTATCTAATGACGAGGATAAAAGATTGAAATTGAAAATTTACTACACCAACTATAATAATTAG